The following proteins are co-located in the Cryomorphaceae bacterium genome:
- a CDS encoding N-acetylmuramoyl-L-alanine amidase produces the protein MFELMHGSFFRKLLLVLFLFGVAGLAASFVPKKVKTTQIRKIVIDPGHGGKDPGNIGTGRYQTREKDVALEVGLKLGKYISEAFPDIEVIYTRNDDSFPALHERTRIANKADADLFISIHCNASDNRSALGSETFVMGIDKSEANLKIAQKENSVILLEEDFEQNYAGLDPTTPEGIIALSLRQNKFLEHSLYFSSLIQKQFRERVGRKDRGVKQAGFYVISFTTMPSVLIELGFLTNKEEEDFLVSKVGQDYMASAIYRAFKQYKAHLEMVDEKSFPVVGETPKSEIKRPVEIPREEAEKKPATKRSKGITFSVQIATTSTPVNMREKFPGLRDVKEMEVDGKFKYFAGEEKTYEKVGTRLNEIRNNGYPGAFIVAFEDGQITNLQEAIERAR, from the coding sequence ATGTTTGAACTTATGCACGGGTCGTTTTTCAGAAAGCTTTTGCTGGTACTGTTTCTCTTTGGAGTGGCGGGCCTTGCAGCATCTTTTGTGCCAAAAAAGGTGAAAACCACCCAGATTCGCAAGATTGTTATTGACCCCGGCCACGGAGGAAAAGACCCCGGAAACATAGGTACAGGGCGTTACCAAACCCGCGAGAAGGATGTGGCGCTCGAAGTGGGCCTGAAACTCGGCAAATACATTTCTGAGGCATTTCCCGACATTGAGGTCATCTATACGCGCAATGACGACTCCTTCCCCGCCCTGCACGAACGCACCCGCATCGCAAACAAAGCAGACGCAGATCTATTCATATCCATCCATTGCAACGCCAGTGATAACCGCTCTGCCTTAGGTTCTGAAACTTTTGTGATGGGTATTGACAAGAGTGAGGCCAACCTCAAAATTGCCCAAAAGGAAAACTCTGTTATTCTGCTCGAAGAAGACTTTGAGCAAAATTATGCCGGTTTAGACCCTACCACACCCGAGGGTATTATTGCCCTTTCGCTTCGCCAAAACAAATTTCTGGAGCACAGTCTTTATTTTTCGAGCCTCATTCAAAAGCAGTTTAGAGAACGAGTGGGGCGAAAAGATCGCGGTGTGAAGCAGGCCGGTTTTTACGTGATCAGCTTCACCACCATGCCCAGTGTGCTCATAGAACTTGGTTTTCTTACAAACAAAGAAGAAGAAGACTTTCTGGTGTCAAAAGTGGGGCAAGATTATATGGCCTCAGCCATCTACAGGGCTTTTAAACAATATAAAGCTCACCTTGAAATGGTGGACGAAAAATCCTTTCCTGTAGTGGGTGAAACACCCAAAAGCGAAATAAAGCGCCCGGTTGAAATTCCACGCGAAGAAGCTGAAAAAAAGCCAGCTACAAAAAGGTCAAAAGGCATTACCTTTAGCGTTCAAATTGCCACTACCTCAACCCCTGTCAATATGCGTGAAAAATTTCCCGGCCTGCGAGATGTAAAAGAAATGGAAGTTGACGGAAAATTCAAGTATTTTGCGGGCGAGGAAAAAACGTACGAAAAAGTGGGAACACGCCTGAATGAAATCCGAAACAACGGATATCCGGGGGCCTTTATCGTTGCATTTGAAGACGGACAAATAACCAATCTGCAGGAAGCCATAGAGCGAGCCAGGTAA
- a CDS encoding MCE family protein codes for MKITREVKIGFIVLIGIVISYVGINYLKGIAVFANQRSFFALYERVEGLQPSNPVVISGYQIGQVRRVTYLPISRQLLVEVSINEKDLAIPKDSRLRIQSSGLLGSKEILLQIGESPELAQHRDTLQTSVETGIMESVNQEILPLKLKTEQLLAQVDSVLTIFQIILDENTQTNVAKSLKSVRMAIQSLELTAFRLDTLVAEERSKLSEILNHVESISGNLAANNDALTNVIQNFSAISDSLLASDLKTVIANASDAMKEVSNITEKINRGEGTMGMLINNDSLYNNLTSASKQLDLLMEDLRVNPDRYVRVSVFGGKRENKVQLSRKDIETLREQLREDLKE; via the coding sequence ATGAAAATAACCCGCGAAGTAAAAATAGGATTCATCGTACTGATCGGTATCGTGATTTCGTATGTTGGTATCAACTACCTGAAAGGCATAGCTGTTTTTGCTAACCAAAGGTCGTTTTTTGCTCTATACGAACGTGTTGAAGGACTCCAACCTTCCAACCCGGTGGTAATTAGCGGCTACCAAATCGGGCAGGTTCGGCGGGTGACCTACCTACCTATATCTCGGCAATTGCTGGTTGAAGTGAGCATCAATGAGAAGGATCTCGCCATCCCGAAAGATTCAAGGCTTAGAATTCAAAGCAGTGGCTTGCTGGGAAGCAAAGAAATTCTGTTACAAATTGGCGAGAGCCCGGAGTTGGCTCAGCACCGCGACACATTGCAGACAAGCGTGGAAACGGGTATCATGGAATCCGTGAACCAGGAAATCCTTCCGCTGAAACTTAAAACGGAGCAGCTGCTGGCACAGGTAGATTCCGTACTCACCATTTTCCAGATTATTCTGGACGAAAACACCCAAACCAACGTGGCAAAAAGCCTCAAAAGCGTGCGAATGGCCATTCAATCTCTGGAGCTTACGGCATTTCGGCTCGATACTCTGGTGGCTGAAGAGCGCTCAAAATTGAGTGAAATTCTTAACCACGTAGAATCCATCTCAGGTAACCTTGCCGCTAACAATGACGCCCTGACAAACGTCATTCAAAACTTCTCTGCCATCAGCGACAGCCTGTTAGCCAGCGACCTGAAAACAGTGATTGCCAATGCATCTGATGCTATGAAGGAAGTAAGTAACATCACGGAAAAAATTAATCGTGGCGAAGGAACCATGGGTATGCTGATCAACAATGACTCATTGTACAACAATCTCACCTCGGCCAGTAAACAACTGGACCTGCTCATGGAAGACCTCCGCGTGAACCCCGACCGCTATGTGCGTGTTTCAGTATTTGGAGGTAAACGCGAAAACAAAGTGCAACTGTCGCGAAAAGACATTGAAACACTGCGTGAGCAGTTGAGAGAAGACCTGAAAGAATAA
- a CDS encoding 4Fe-4S dicluster domain-containing protein: MGVSNIVFIVLLVAAGALFAKNAGKIARNIRLGRDLKRNDRPGERWKIMARVALGQSKMVVRPVAGIMHILIYVGFIIINIEVLEIVLDGIFGTHRLFAPVLGNTLYYFIINSFEVLALLVIVACVVFLVRRNILRLSRFTQPEMKSWPATDANIILVVEILLMGAFLTMNAADSTLMMYAHLGALPDDLMHYASLPGHDGFLVSQWITGLTPDDPYAVANLERAAWWFHIVGIFAFLNYLPYSKHFHILLSFPNVWYSNLAAKGQFTNHEAVTREVKLMLDPSADPYAAPAEGGGEPERFGAKDVRDLTWKQLMDAYTCTECGRCTDECPANQTGKLLSPRKIMMDTRDRLEEVGKNIDKHGKEHDDGKALLRDYISEEELWACTTCNACVQACPVNIDPLSIIMDLRRYLIMEESKSPESITAMFNNVENNGAPWAFSQADRAKWIEES, translated from the coding sequence ATGGGAGTTTCAAACATCGTTTTCATTGTTTTACTTGTAGCAGCGGGAGCGCTCTTTGCCAAAAACGCCGGAAAAATTGCCCGCAATATCCGGTTGGGTCGCGACCTTAAACGAAACGACAGGCCCGGAGAGCGCTGGAAAATCATGGCCCGCGTGGCCCTGGGGCAAAGCAAAATGGTGGTGCGCCCCGTAGCAGGCATCATGCACATCCTGATTTATGTGGGCTTCATTATCATCAATATTGAAGTACTCGAAATTGTACTCGACGGAATTTTTGGCACCCACAGGCTTTTTGCCCCGGTTTTGGGCAACACTCTTTACTACTTCATCATCAACAGCTTCGAAGTTCTTGCGTTACTGGTTATTGTAGCCTGTGTTGTATTTCTCGTTCGACGAAACATTTTGAGATTAAGTCGCTTCACCCAGCCCGAAATGAAAAGCTGGCCTGCCACAGATGCCAACATTATTCTGGTTGTGGAAATTCTGCTGATGGGTGCTTTTCTCACGATGAATGCCGCCGACTCAACTCTTATGATGTACGCCCATTTGGGTGCACTCCCGGATGACCTGATGCACTATGCATCACTGCCCGGCCACGACGGGTTTTTGGTAAGTCAATGGATTACCGGCCTAACACCCGATGACCCTTACGCTGTTGCCAACCTTGAGAGAGCAGCGTGGTGGTTTCACATTGTAGGGATTTTTGCCTTTCTCAACTACCTTCCCTACTCAAAGCACTTCCACATTTTGTTGTCTTTCCCGAACGTTTGGTACAGCAACCTCGCAGCCAAGGGGCAATTTACCAACCATGAGGCCGTAACCCGCGAAGTAAAACTCATGCTCGACCCAAGCGCAGACCCATATGCTGCTCCTGCTGAAGGTGGTGGAGAACCAGAGCGCTTTGGAGCAAAAGACGTAAGAGACCTCACATGGAAGCAATTGATGGATGCATACACCTGCACGGAGTGTGGCAGATGTACGGATGAGTGTCCGGCCAACCAAACCGGCAAGCTGCTTTCTCCACGGAAAATCATGATGGACACCCGCGACCGACTGGAAGAAGTGGGAAAAAACATTGACAAGCACGGCAAGGAGCACGACGACGGAAAAGCGTTGTTGCGCGATTATATCAGCGAAGAAGAACTCTGGGCCTGCACTACTTGTAATGCATGCGTTCAGGCTTGTCCGGTGAATATTGATCCGCTGTCTATCATTATGGATCTGCGTCGCTACCTGATTATGGAAGAAAGCAAATCGCCGGAATCTATCACTGCGATGTTCAACAATGTAGAAAACAACGGCGCCCCATGGGCATTTTCGCAAGCCGACCGCGCCAAATGGATTGAAGAAAGCTAA
- a CDS encoding (Fe-S)-binding protein, with protein sequence MSETLRVPTMAEMMANGEKPDILFWVGCSGSFDDRAKKITKAVAKILQRAGVKFAVLGAEESCSGDPAKRAGNEFLFQMQAMMNIQVLDGYEVKKIVTACPHCFNTLKNEYPGLGGNYEVVHHSQLIQELINNGQLRLMGGGTFKGKRITFHDPCYLGRGNGEYEAPRALIEKLDAELVEMKRCRSRGLCCGAGGAQMFKEAEKGNKEVNIERTEEAIEVKPEIIATGCPFCNTMMTDGVKNFEKEGEIHVLDIAELIAQAEDL encoded by the coding sequence ATGAGCGAAACACTTAGAGTACCTACCATGGCCGAAATGATGGCTAACGGCGAAAAACCGGACATTTTGTTTTGGGTAGGATGCTCCGGTAGTTTTGACGACCGGGCAAAAAAAATCACCAAAGCAGTTGCAAAAATTCTGCAACGAGCCGGAGTTAAGTTTGCCGTACTTGGTGCTGAGGAAAGCTGTTCGGGAGATCCCGCTAAACGCGCCGGCAACGAATTCCTTTTTCAGATGCAGGCCATGATGAACATCCAGGTTTTGGATGGCTACGAAGTGAAAAAAATCGTGACCGCATGTCCACATTGCTTCAATACGCTCAAAAATGAATATCCCGGTTTGGGCGGAAACTACGAGGTGGTTCACCACAGCCAGCTTATTCAGGAATTGATTAACAACGGACAGCTCAGGCTCATGGGGGGAGGCACCTTTAAAGGCAAGCGCATTACTTTTCACGATCCGTGTTATCTCGGTCGGGGTAACGGCGAGTACGAAGCTCCCCGGGCACTGATTGAAAAACTCGACGCTGAACTGGTGGAAATGAAACGCTGTCGCAGCCGCGGATTGTGTTGCGGTGCGGGAGGTGCTCAGATGTTCAAAGAAGCCGAAAAAGGAAACAAGGAAGTGAACATAGAGCGCACCGAAGAAGCTATTGAGGTGAAACCTGAAATTATAGCCACCGGTTGCCCTTTCTGCAACACTATGATGACCGACGGTGTGAAAAATTTTGAGAAGGAAGGTGAAATTCACGTTCTGGACATTGCCG